From a region of the Methanolobus tindarius DSM 2278 genome:
- a CDS encoding BatD family protein, giving the protein MVQATRLLVISFCMVFFCLALAGNAAAVEIYNGSITTGDGYQLNNFVIDVTDAFPSADSASFYVYENGDEVDSFLINEGDTYEFDFEDDAEVTVGLVSVSSGTLPVVRVSIAVTNYRVSDLFESDVIDGGHEYAVYSGTPELEIIKSVDKSEIDVGEVVRVTVTVENTGDDDAVDVVFSDPQQAKFILVDNILGDPGKIDVEDGASPKKIYVYDLKATEAGTFSLNPVTASFTNEAGLDFAEASSNSPTVIVNAGEDLVNADLEFTTTLDKYTVNRNEEIQGTITVKNNGDAPATAVTVDIIVPDGLEFQGGSDVEVISGIPTIYLESFGVQQEKEFTFTLKAAEIGTYTLSMENSYLFDNGVDTQLEEVTSEIVTNKIYVAEGEYDYLFEQPIYVYVLPILIIGAIAGWIYYRHKQYKF; this is encoded by the coding sequence ATGGTTCAAGCTACTCGTTTATTGGTTATTTCTTTTTGCATGGTTTTCTTCTGTCTGGCACTGGCAGGAAATGCTGCGGCAGTAGAGATTTATAATGGTTCCATCACCACGGGCGATGGTTACCAGTTGAACAATTTTGTAATAGATGTAACTGATGCTTTCCCCAGTGCAGATTCTGCTTCGTTCTATGTATACGAGAATGGGGACGAGGTTGACAGTTTCCTTATCAACGAAGGTGATACATATGAATTTGATTTTGAAGATGATGCTGAAGTGACAGTTGGTCTCGTATCCGTAAGCAGTGGAACTCTTCCTGTGGTTAGAGTATCTATTGCCGTTACCAACTATCGTGTAAGTGATCTTTTTGAAAGTGATGTAATCGATGGTGGTCATGAATATGCTGTATATTCCGGAACACCTGAACTCGAAATCATAAAATCTGTGGATAAATCTGAAATAGATGTAGGTGAAGTCGTACGTGTAACCGTCACCGTTGAAAATACGGGTGATGATGACGCAGTGGATGTTGTTTTCTCCGACCCTCAGCAAGCCAAATTTATTTTAGTTGACAATATTCTTGGAGACCCCGGTAAGATCGATGTTGAGGATGGTGCCTCTCCTAAAAAGATATATGTCTATGATTTGAAAGCAACTGAAGCCGGTACTTTTTCATTGAATCCGGTAACGGCAAGTTTTACTAATGAAGCAGGTCTGGATTTTGCTGAAGCCTCTTCAAATTCTCCAACTGTAATTGTAAATGCAGGTGAAGATCTTGTTAATGCGGATCTTGAGTTTACAACTACTCTTGATAAATACACCGTAAATCGTAATGAAGAGATACAGGGAACTATTACCGTAAAGAATAATGGTGATGCTCCCGCAACGGCTGTAACTGTTGATATTATAGTTCCTGATGGTCTGGAATTCCAGGGTGGCTCAGACGTTGAAGTAATATCCGGCATTCCTACTATATACCTTGAATCATTTGGTGTGCAACAGGAGAAGGAATTTACTTTTACATTAAAAGCTGCTGAAATTGGAACTTATACTCTTTCTATGGAAAACAGTTACCTCTTTGACAATGGAGTAGACACACAACTGGAAGAGGTCACATCGGAGATTGTTACAAATAAAATCTACGTTGCTGAGGGAGAGTATGATTATCTTTTCGAGCAGCCTATATATGTCTATGTACTTCCTATATTGATTATCGGAGCTATTGCAGGATGGATTTATTACAGGCACAAACAATATAAGTTCTGA
- a CDS encoding PPC domain-containing DNA-binding protein, translating into MEYSQGSIGRVFTVRLDQGDNILKELEGLAVSENIRSAMFTMLGAVKEANLVVGPKENIVPPDPQWARIHDAHELIGVGNIFWESETGKPKIHLHSAAGRGESTKTGCLRENSEVFMVVEVFIMEISGISASRVFDTKRGFAPVCFSDKS; encoded by the coding sequence ATGGAATATTCACAGGGTAGCATAGGAAGAGTATTTACTGTTCGTCTGGATCAGGGAGATAACATCCTTAAGGAACTTGAAGGTCTTGCAGTTTCAGAGAATATCAGATCGGCAATGTTCACGATGCTAGGTGCTGTGAAAGAAGCTAATCTTGTTGTCGGTCCCAAAGAAAATATAGTTCCACCGGATCCTCAATGGGCTCGCATCCATGATGCACATGAGCTTATTGGTGTAGGTAATATATTTTGGGAAAGTGAAACCGGTAAACCCAAGATTCATCTGCATTCTGCGGCAGGTCGCGGTGAATCTACTAAAACAGGTTGTCTTCGTGAAAACAGTGAAGTTTTCATGGTTGTCGAAGTATTCATTATGGAGATCTCCGGTATCTCTGCAAGTAGAGTTTTTGACACCAAAAGGGGCTTTGCTCCTGTTTGTTTCTCGGACAAAAGCTGA
- the nadC gene encoding carboxylating nicotinate-nucleotide diphosphorylase produces MYTHEIETFLEEDLGYNDISCKLVPDNAVEAIIFTKEDCTLAGIDVAISFFDYFGIEYSTDHSNGDRLSEKDVIFTLKGSSLSILRTERLVLNFLGHLCGIATNTSRCVDIVRRHSDTRVACTRKTTPGLRKYEKMAVIAGGGDSHRFNLTDSIMIKDNHVKMMGVEAAINSAKEKAGFTQKIEVEVESSADALKAAMAGADIIMLDNMDPAAIIKTVDFLRNSFIPEHIIIEVSGGINMDNLEDYAKTGVHVISMGSLIHQSQWIDVSLEIVVNQEI; encoded by the coding sequence ATGTACACACACGAAATAGAAACTTTCCTTGAAGAAGATCTTGGGTATAATGATATTTCATGCAAACTTGTTCCGGATAATGCTGTGGAAGCAATTATTTTTACAAAAGAGGATTGTACTCTTGCAGGAATTGATGTTGCAATTTCCTTCTTTGATTATTTCGGGATTGAATATTCCACAGATCATTCAAACGGGGACAGATTATCGGAAAAGGATGTGATATTTACTCTGAAAGGAAGTTCTCTTTCAATTCTCAGGACAGAGCGACTGGTCCTTAACTTCCTGGGTCATCTATGTGGAATAGCTACCAACACCAGCAGGTGTGTGGATATAGTACGCAGGCATTCTGATACCAGGGTTGCATGTACAAGAAAAACAACCCCTGGTCTTCGCAAGTATGAAAAAATGGCTGTCATTGCAGGAGGCGGTGACTCTCACAGGTTCAACCTCACAGATTCTATAATGATAAAGGATAATCATGTGAAGATGATGGGTGTGGAAGCTGCAATTAACTCTGCAAAGGAAAAAGCAGGTTTTACCCAGAAGATAGAGGTTGAAGTGGAATCATCTGCAGATGCTCTTAAAGCTGCCATGGCAGGTGCAGATATAATAATGCTTGATAACATGGATCCTGCTGCTATAATTAAGACCGTTGATTTTCTGAGAAACTCATTTATCCCTGAACACATTATTATTGAAGTTTCAGGTGGAATCAATATGGATAACCTTGAAGATTATGCAAAAACAGGAGTTCATGTTATTTCCATGGGTTCTCTTATCCATCAGTCACAATGGATAGATGTTAGTCTGGAAATTGTTGTAAATCAGGAAATTTAG
- the nadA gene encoding quinolinate synthase NadA: protein MQDTQKTIERILKLKEECNAVILAHNYERGEIQDIADFTGDSLGLSIQATEQEADVIVFCGVHFMAESAAILSPEKTVLLPEIHAGCPMASMVTAEALREEKKKYPDAAVVCYVNSTADVKAESDICCTSANAVEVVNSLEEDEVLFVPDKNLADYVSRFTGKKIIPWNGYCPTHNQILTTDVIKAKKDYPNAEVLAHPECRREVVDLADKVFSTTGMVEYARNAGDEFIIATERGIIHKLQKDNPGKKFYNVSEFTVCPEMKAIDLDSLLLSLEKMQYVITVPEDVSAKARIALDRMLEIKRNR, encoded by the coding sequence ATGCAGGATACCCAAAAAACCATTGAAAGGATATTAAAATTAAAAGAGGAATGCAATGCTGTAATCCTTGCCCACAATTATGAGAGGGGTGAGATACAGGATATTGCAGACTTTACAGGGGACTCACTTGGCCTGAGCATACAGGCAACTGAGCAGGAAGCTGATGTAATTGTTTTTTGCGGCGTGCATTTCATGGCAGAAAGTGCTGCAATCCTGAGCCCGGAGAAAACTGTACTCTTACCGGAAATCCATGCAGGATGCCCGATGGCTTCAATGGTTACTGCTGAAGCCCTTCGTGAGGAAAAGAAAAAATATCCTGATGCTGCGGTAGTCTGTTATGTGAACTCCACAGCAGATGTGAAAGCTGAGAGTGATATCTGCTGTACATCAGCAAACGCTGTTGAAGTTGTAAACTCTCTTGAAGAAGACGAGGTGCTTTTTGTACCTGACAAAAACCTTGCAGACTACGTATCAAGGTTCACAGGTAAGAAAATAATCCCATGGAATGGATACTGTCCGACTCACAATCAGATACTCACAACTGACGTGATAAAAGCAAAAAAAGATTATCCAAATGCGGAAGTTCTTGCACATCCCGAATGCAGAAGAGAAGTTGTTGACCTTGCAGACAAAGTGTTCAGCACTACAGGAATGGTGGAATATGCCAGAAATGCAGGTGATGAATTCATCATTGCGACTGAAAGAGGTATTATCCACAAACTTCAGAAGGACAATCCGGGAAAGAAGTTTTACAACGTATCTGAATTTACAGTGTGTCCTGAAATGAAAGCAATTGACCTTGATTCTTTACTGCTTTCACTTGAAAAGATGCAGTATGTTATCACTGTCCCTGAAGATGTCAGCGCAAAAGCAAGAATTGCACTTGACAGAATGCTGGAAATTAAGAGAAACAGGTAA
- a CDS encoding geranylgeranylglycerol-phosphate geranylgeranyltransferase, with protein MQAYLKLMRSGNCLMAAIAALVGVFIAYNIVSANATADSYAAAFPTFPILDSLKVFLVVFFVTGAGNAINDYFDIDIDRINKPERPIPSGKISLKAAMYFSLALFAAGSIIAASINMICGAIALVNSLLLIYYASNLKRTALFGNIAVGYLTGSTFLFGGAVFFEYGGIKGVFVLFVLATMATIAREIVKDIEDIEGDREDGAQTLPIIIGPKKAAYLAAFIGLVAVLASPLPYIQSLMTVRYLILVAVADILFAVAVYEILGKNNPAKSSKMFKMAMAFALISFIAGA; from the coding sequence ATGCAGGCATATCTGAAACTTATGCGATCAGGCAACTGCCTTATGGCAGCTATTGCCGCCCTTGTAGGAGTTTTCATAGCATATAATATCGTTTCAGCCAATGCCACAGCAGATTCTTATGCTGCTGCATTTCCCACATTCCCTATTTTAGATTCATTAAAAGTGTTCCTTGTAGTATTTTTTGTAACTGGTGCAGGGAATGCCATTAATGATTATTTTGACATAGATATTGACAGGATAAACAAACCTGAAAGACCAATTCCTTCAGGTAAAATAAGCCTGAAAGCTGCAATGTATTTTTCTCTTGCACTCTTTGCAGCAGGAAGCATAATTGCAGCATCCATCAACATGATATGCGGAGCAATTGCCCTTGTAAATTCTTTGCTGCTCATTTATTATGCAAGCAACCTCAAGCGTACAGCACTTTTTGGAAACATAGCGGTAGGTTATCTTACAGGTTCAACATTCCTTTTTGGAGGTGCCGTTTTCTTTGAATATGGAGGAATTAAAGGTGTATTTGTCCTCTTTGTGCTGGCAACTATGGCTACTATTGCCCGTGAAATTGTCAAAGATATAGAGGATATTGAAGGCGACCGGGAAGACGGGGCACAAACACTACCAATTATCATCGGCCCAAAAAAAGCAGCATACCTGGCGGCATTTATCGGACTCGTTGCGGTTCTTGCAAGTCCTCTGCCATACATACAATCGCTTATGACAGTACGTTATCTGATATTAGTAGCAGTTGCGGACATACTCTTTGCAGTAGCTGTATATGAGATACTTGGGAAAAACAATCCTGCAAAATCCTCTAAGATGTTTAAGATGGCAATGGCCTTTGCACTAATCTCATTCATTGCAGGTGCATAA
- the eno gene encoding phosphopyruvate hydratase — translation MPYIDDDKSYKIKKIHAREILDSRGNPTVEVDVYTSNGFGRASVPSGASTGSNEALELRDKEERYLGKGVLDAVDNVNTAIEAELLGMDVRKQREIDGLMLALDGTENKMELGANAILGVSMAVARAAADSLNMPLYRYLGGINAFTLPVPTMNVLNGGKHAGNALSIQEFMIQPKGAETYSEALRMGTETYHALGKILEGKYGGSATNVGYEGGYAPSIEMTHDALDALVSAIEEAGYSETEISIGLDAAASEFFDGETYSIDGKLLKPGELVDYYLELIETYPIILIEDPFHEESFDDFAALTNDAWDTIIVGDDLFVTNVDRLVRGVEMGAANALLLKVNQIGSLSEAFDAANMANRNGYSVVVSHRSAETEDTTIADISVAIGADLIKTGAPARSERTAKYNQLLRIEEDLGEAARYMQI, via the coding sequence ATGCCGTATATCGATGATGATAAAAGTTATAAGATAAAAAAGATTCACGCACGTGAGATTCTTGACTCCAGAGGAAACCCTACAGTTGAAGTAGATGTCTATACTTCTAATGGATTTGGCAGGGCAAGTGTTCCTTCCGGTGCTTCTACAGGAAGCAATGAAGCGCTTGAGTTGCGCGACAAGGAAGAACGCTATCTTGGAAAGGGTGTACTTGACGCAGTTGACAATGTCAACACCGCCATAGAAGCAGAACTTCTGGGAATGGATGTCAGGAAGCAGCGCGAGATCGATGGTCTTATGCTGGCTCTGGACGGTACCGAGAACAAGATGGAACTTGGTGCAAACGCAATCCTTGGTGTATCCATGGCAGTTGCAAGAGCAGCAGCAGATTCACTTAACATGCCACTTTACCGCTATCTTGGCGGCATAAATGCATTTACTCTTCCTGTTCCGACTATGAATGTCCTGAACGGTGGAAAACACGCAGGAAATGCGCTTTCCATTCAGGAATTCATGATCCAGCCAAAGGGCGCAGAAACTTATTCAGAAGCTCTGCGCATGGGTACTGAAACATATCATGCACTTGGTAAGATTCTCGAAGGCAAATATGGTGGCTCAGCAACAAACGTCGGTTATGAGGGTGGATACGCACCATCCATAGAGATGACCCACGATGCACTTGATGCACTTGTAAGTGCTATTGAAGAAGCAGGATATTCAGAGACCGAGATAAGCATTGGTCTTGATGCGGCAGCTTCAGAGTTCTTTGACGGGGAAACCTATTCAATTGACGGTAAGCTCTTAAAACCAGGGGAACTCGTTGATTACTACCTTGAGCTTATTGAAACCTATCCAATCATTCTTATTGAAGATCCATTCCACGAGGAATCATTTGATGACTTCGCAGCACTGACTAACGATGCATGGGACACCATCATTGTAGGTGACGACCTCTTTGTAACAAACGTAGACCGTCTTGTGAGAGGTGTAGAAATGGGCGCTGCAAATGCACTTCTGCTGAAGGTCAACCAGATTGGTTCACTCTCTGAGGCATTTGATGCAGCTAACATGGCAAACCGTAACGGTTACAGTGTTGTTGTAAGCCACCGCTCCGCAGAGACCGAAGACACAACAATTGCTGATATTTCAGTTGCAATCGGTGCTGACCTTATCAAGACAGGTGCACCGGCAAGAAGTGAGCGTACTGCAAAATACAACCAGCTCCTCAGAATTGAAGAGGATCTTGGTGAAGCAGCACGTTACATGCAGATTTGA
- a CDS encoding transcriptional regulator, translating into MKSGDTDLLSGKGYEIIELLQGLEVPRTEAISIACLVCGKELTSQNIEQASGLRQPEVSIAMRPLRERGWIEERSEKKNTDKGRPVKYYKLIVPFEEIVKTFESKALRKNMEMVEALEQLKELSGNGE; encoded by the coding sequence ATGAAAAGCGGAGATACTGATCTTTTAAGCGGAAAAGGCTACGAAATTATTGAACTTTTACAGGGACTGGAAGTACCCAGAACCGAAGCCATCTCTATTGCATGTCTTGTATGTGGAAAAGAACTAACCTCACAAAACATTGAACAGGCATCTGGCCTCAGGCAACCGGAAGTCAGTATAGCTATGCGTCCTTTAAGAGAAAGAGGATGGATAGAAGAAAGAAGCGAAAAAAAGAATACTGACAAAGGCAGACCTGTCAAATATTACAAACTCATTGTACCTTTTGAGGAAATAGTTAAAACCTTTGAGTCAAAGGCTCTCAGAAAGAACATGGAAATGGTTGAAGCCCTTGAGCAACTCAAGGAACTCAGTGGTAATGGCGAGTAA
- a CDS encoding aspartate dehydrogenase, whose product MLSIGLIGCGTIGTSICKAIDNGTIEAELVAIYDRHLDDVDKLLSTLKNSKPQVMEVAEMIKNIDLLVECASQEAVYEIIPTALHAHCDVMVMSVGAFSDEKLYKTIRELAKENKCKVYLPSGAIVGLDGLKSASAEEIYSVTLTTQKPPVGLAGAPYIIRNKIDLDKITGKTVIFEGSASEAVKEFPANVNVAATISLTGIGFEKTRVKIVANPALTRNIHEISVEGSFGEFTTRVENVPSPTNPRSSYLASLSAIATLKKLSDPIQTGT is encoded by the coding sequence ATGCTCAGTATAGGACTTATCGGCTGCGGAACAATAGGAACCAGTATATGCAAAGCTATTGACAATGGGACCATTGAAGCAGAGCTTGTAGCCATTTACGACAGACACCTTGATGATGTGGACAAGCTTTTGTCCACTTTGAAAAATTCAAAACCTCAGGTTATGGAAGTTGCTGAAATGATTAAAAATATAGACCTGCTTGTGGAATGTGCATCACAGGAAGCAGTCTATGAAATCATACCCACAGCACTACATGCACATTGTGATGTCATGGTCATGAGTGTTGGTGCATTCTCTGATGAGAAGCTGTATAAGACCATAAGGGAACTTGCAAAAGAGAACAAATGCAAGGTTTACCTTCCATCCGGAGCAATTGTCGGCCTTGATGGTCTCAAATCTGCCTCCGCAGAGGAAATATATTCAGTCACACTTACAACCCAGAAACCACCCGTAGGACTTGCAGGTGCTCCATATATAATCAGGAATAAAATAGATCTAGACAAAATAACCGGAAAGACAGTTATTTTTGAGGGTTCTGCCAGTGAAGCCGTAAAGGAATTCCCTGCAAATGTCAACGTTGCAGCCACAATTAGTCTTACAGGCATTGGTTTTGAGAAAACCAGGGTAAAGATAGTGGCAAATCCGGCACTTACACGTAACATACATGAAATATCTGTGGAAGGTTCTTTTGGTGAATTCACAACCAGAGTGGAGAACGTCCCATCACCAACAAATCCCAGAAGCAGCTATCTGGCATCCCTTTCAGCTATAGCTACTCTGAAAAAACTGTCAGATCCTATCCAGACTGGCACATAA
- the larA gene encoding nickel-dependent lactate racemase, with protein sequence MFIKIPIPYGKEFVDLEVEIPHEVVSPNFVEVGAESEVIDEALNNPVGMESLEDFMKSSERILILVNDATRPTPTAKILLKMRDMLREHGYVRFMVATGAHRGPTEDEYRYIFGEMYDEFKENIFVHDARKDEDMEYLGVSSNGTEMYLNKMVNESKNIIVIGSVEPHYFAGYTGGRKAFLPGVASYKTIEMNHKHALSEAAQPLAIKGNPVAEDMEDAMKVLKDLNVFSIQTVLTADHGLYATVAGDLFKSFDIAVERAKEVFCSNCSRKGNIVLTAAPYPMDIDLYQSQKALENGKLALEDGGVIILVSKCRDGVGDDTFLNLLCSANTCDEVMCKIDEGYKLGYHKAAKMAQIGVYAEMWAISDLHHDTIKMAKLQPCMDIQETFNRAVEKVKEQGKEPYAVILPQGSLTVPLLE encoded by the coding sequence ATTTTTATCAAAATACCAATACCTTATGGAAAAGAATTCGTAGACCTTGAAGTGGAAATACCCCATGAGGTTGTTTCACCTAATTTTGTTGAAGTTGGTGCCGAATCTGAAGTAATAGACGAGGCACTGAACAATCCTGTTGGAATGGAATCCCTTGAGGATTTCATGAAAAGCAGCGAGAGGATATTAATTCTTGTAAATGATGCCACAAGGCCAACTCCTACCGCAAAAATCCTCCTGAAAATGCGTGACATGCTAAGAGAGCATGGATACGTAAGATTCATGGTTGCTACAGGTGCTCACAGAGGACCAACTGAGGACGAGTACAGATACATCTTCGGTGAGATGTATGACGAGTTCAAAGAGAACATATTCGTTCACGATGCCCGCAAGGACGAGGATATGGAGTATCTTGGAGTATCCAGCAACGGAACTGAGATGTATCTCAACAAGATGGTGAATGAAAGCAAGAACATCATCGTTATTGGAAGTGTTGAGCCTCATTATTTCGCAGGTTATACAGGTGGAAGAAAAGCATTCTTACCGGGTGTTGCTTCCTATAAGACCATCGAGATGAACCACAAACATGCACTCTCTGAAGCTGCCCAGCCGCTTGCCATAAAAGGAAATCCTGTTGCAGAGGACATGGAAGATGCCATGAAAGTCTTGAAAGACCTGAACGTATTCTCAATTCAAACGGTCCTCACAGCAGATCATGGACTTTATGCAACCGTTGCAGGTGATCTTTTCAAGTCATTTGATATTGCAGTTGAGAGAGCAAAAGAGGTATTCTGTTCAAATTGCAGCCGCAAAGGCAATATTGTACTCACCGCAGCACCATATCCTATGGATATCGACCTATACCAGTCACAGAAAGCACTTGAAAACGGCAAGCTTGCACTGGAAGATGGCGGAGTCATCATTCTTGTATCAAAATGCAGGGATGGTGTTGGAGATGATACGTTCCTTAACCTGCTTTGTTCTGCAAACACATGCGACGAGGTTATGTGCAAAATAGATGAAGGCTACAAACTCGGATATCACAAAGCAGCCAAGATGGCACAGATAGGAGTTTACGCTGAAATGTGGGCAATCTCGGACCTGCACCACGATACCATCAAAATGGCAAAACTCCAGCCATGCATGGATATTCAGGAAACATTTAACAGGGCTGTTGAAAAAGTGAAAGAACAGGGCAAGGAGCCATACGCTGTAATTTTGCCACAGGGTAGCCTCACCGTTCCGCTGCTTGAATAA
- a CDS encoding ABC transporter ATP-binding protein: MNGVEVRALDNVDLDIKRGEFLSIIGPSGSGKSTLLHMIGILDTPSSGTITIDGKVVTDMSEKERSKVRNEVLGFIFQYHHLMPDFNALENVMMPLLVGGVKRSEAKKVAAKLLDEVGLGDRMDHRPNQLSGGQAQRVAIARALANNPGIVIGDEPTGNLDTKSSDKIYELLRQLNRDRGQTFILVTHDEEMARKTDRIIRIVDGHIESDSV; encoded by the coding sequence ATGAATGGAGTAGAAGTACGCGCTCTTGACAATGTAGACCTTGATATCAAGAGGGGTGAGTTCCTTTCAATAATAGGTCCATCCGGCTCAGGGAAAAGTACTCTCCTTCACATGATAGGAATTCTGGACACTCCAAGTTCCGGGACTATTACTATTGATGGGAAAGTAGTTACCGACATGTCTGAAAAAGAGCGTTCTAAAGTGCGTAATGAAGTTTTGGGTTTTATATTCCAGTATCATCATCTTATGCCTGATTTTAACGCCCTTGAAAATGTGATGATGCCACTTCTGGTTGGAGGAGTGAAACGCAGTGAAGCTAAAAAAGTTGCTGCAAAACTTCTGGATGAGGTAGGTCTGGGTGACCGCATGGATCATCGTCCTAACCAGCTTTCGGGTGGTCAGGCACAGAGAGTTGCCATTGCAAGAGCCCTTGCCAACAATCCTGGAATAGTTATAGGTGACGAACCAACCGGTAATCTTGACACAAAATCAAGTGATAAGATATATGAGCTTCTAAGGCAGCTTAACAGGGACAGGGGACAAACCTTTATTCTTGTTACTCATGATGAGGAAATGGCCAGAAAGACTGATCGTATCATCAGAATAGTCGATGGACATATTGAATCGGATTCTGTTTGA
- a CDS encoding FtsZ/tubulin family protein, translating to MLNILIVGNGQCGNRILDAINREAFGKKSRLAKFYSQQKYKSNVQTIAINTAVNDLKEMKFTKAKDRIHIPHLHGVGANRNVGKHVFEDNKTHIMRQIEERGNFDVCFVITSASGGTGSSFTPMLVKELKERHDYPVYAVVVLPFREEGTLYLQNAAFCLRDIRESGADGIILADNQFLKQMGGNVESAYNGINDMVARRLLFLLDSLDSEMMMVTDLGDFKTVMNGGAGLATIGFYEADTDMPVRSAIQKALSPSGLLFSSDVYKEASRAMVIIRGDKERLSIDEISTEVEKLSSAVGHVFKGIVVRSGELPQVLAVLTLESASELESLYSIAVDAIKQERDKKERVASVKEVDRAFSQIDGMDPSY from the coding sequence TTGCTCAACATACTCATCGTTGGTAACGGCCAATGTGGAAATCGCATACTGGATGCTATTAACAGGGAAGCTTTCGGTAAAAAAAGCCGTCTGGCCAAATTCTATTCTCAACAAAAATACAAAAGCAATGTACAGACCATTGCCATCAACACTGCTGTGAATGATCTTAAAGAGATGAAATTCACAAAGGCAAAGGACAGGATACATATTCCTCATTTACATGGTGTAGGAGCTAACAGGAATGTTGGAAAACATGTTTTTGAAGATAACAAAACCCATATTATGCGCCAGATTGAGGAAAGAGGCAATTTTGATGTGTGCTTTGTTATAACATCAGCATCTGGCGGAACCGGTTCTTCATTTACACCAATGCTTGTAAAAGAGCTGAAAGAAAGGCATGATTATCCTGTATATGCAGTTGTTGTGCTTCCTTTCAGGGAAGAAGGGACACTCTATCTTCAAAATGCTGCATTCTGTCTGAGAGATATTCGCGAGAGTGGTGCTGACGGTATTATACTGGCTGATAACCAGTTCCTGAAACAGATGGGTGGCAATGTTGAATCTGCTTATAATGGTATCAACGATATGGTAGCACGCCGTCTTCTTTTCCTGCTTGACTCTCTTGACAGTGAAATGATGATGGTCACTGACCTTGGTGACTTTAAGACTGTCATGAATGGTGGTGCAGGACTTGCAACTATCGGTTTCTACGAAGCTGATACTGATATGCCTGTGCGAAGTGCTATCCAGAAAGCACTTTCTCCATCAGGACTGCTGTTTTCAAGTGATGTTTACAAAGAAGCCAGCAGGGCAATGGTAATCATCAGGGGTGACAAGGAGCGCCTTAGTATAGATGAGATTTCAACGGAAGTTGAGAAGTTATCAAGTGCGGTAGGTCATGTATTCAAAGGTATCGTTGTAAGGAGCGGTGAACTCCCACAGGTGCTGGCTGTACTCACCCTTGAATCTGCATCTGAACTTGAGAGCCTTTATTCAATAGCTGTGGATGCAATTAAACAGGAACGTGATAAAAAAGAGCGTGTGGCTTCAGTCAAAGAAGTCGACCGTGCATTTTCACAGATAGACGGAATGGATCCGTCTTACTGA